The following proteins come from a genomic window of Bactrocera tryoni isolate S06 chromosome 1, CSIRO_BtryS06_freeze2, whole genome shotgun sequence:
- the LOC120775063 gene encoding LOW QUALITY PROTEIN: kelch-like protein 5 (The sequence of the model RefSeq protein was modified relative to this genomic sequence to represent the inferred CDS: inserted 1 base in 1 codon; substituted 1 base at 1 genomic stop codon) yields MASSCTESPALQSDSSERTCFMEKLMAKIFSFYDEQSLIDVTFKVSNPTALVPAHRLVLAAASPYFENLFNGAQGTNPVIEINDIDSDIFERLITFCYTGQTLITVNNVSDMLKAAIVLQLDDAITSCVDYLMAHINEYTIQGVYTLERETHCXKIIEYETQNFVEISQSDEFLNFDFEKMQRILESDNLNITREKDAFDAIKRWFNFDVAARQEQLPLLIACLRLTQFDADFLLTHIQPLPGCELLAFKALSWIIKPEARTKINMRFTGPRRVEAFPFFREPQTQPTINMQVKGSRGVEAFSFVREPEAQPKINMQFKGPRGVNAASCGEKTLLALCSKTEDKWQEYASIEIDYQXYRTILKDDNLLFVGGYKTGATLNIVRSWNIRNKAWQSLPAKKQSRFKHCVVELDGKIYAIGGHDIKTVLSSVERYTTSAGWEFAKSLNVARYDAGAVSLNGKIYIMGGGNDNGSLKSVECYNPHLNIWIPCADMTESRTLPGAAAHNGRIYVLDSTF; encoded by the exons ATGGCATCGAGTTGTACCGAAAGTCCTGCTCTTCAAAGCGATTCCAGTGAGCGGACCTGCTTCATGGAGAAATTAATGGCGAAAATATTTAGCTTCTACGACGAACAGTCTCTAATCGATGTGACATTTAAAGTTTCGAACCCAACGGCTCT TGTACCCGCGCATCGTTTGGTACTCGCAGCAGCGAGTCCTTACTTCGAGAACCTTTTCAATGGCGCTCAAGGCACTAATCCTGTCATAGAGATAAATGATATCGATAGCGATATTTTTGAGCGTCTAATAACATTTTGTTACACCGGTCAGACCCTCATTACCGTTAACAATGTCAGTGACATGCTAAAGGCGGCAatcgttttgcaattggacgaTGCCATAACCTCTTGTGTGGACTACCTCATGGCACACATTAATGAATACACTATACAGGGCGTTTATACGCTAGAGCGTGAAACGCATT AGAAAATCATTGAATATGAAACACAGAATTTCGTGGAG ATCAGCCAAAGCGATGAGTTTctgaattttgattttgaaaaaatgcaacGTATTCTGGAATCTGACAATTTGAATATAACTCGTGAGAAAGATGCCTTCGATGCCATAAAACGCTGGTTCAATTTTGATGTTGCTGCGCGTCAAGAACAACTGCCACTTTTAATAGCTTGTCTCCGACTTACCCAATTCGATGCGGACTTTCTGTTGACTCACATACAACCACTACCCGGCTGCGAGCTGCTGGCCTTTAAGGCGTTATCTTGGATCATTAAGCCGGAAGCACGAACAAAGATAAATATGCGGTTTACAGGACCACGTAGGGTCGAGGCGTTTCCGTTTTTCAGAGAGCCTCAAACACAGCCAACCATAAATATGCAAGTTAAAGGATCACGTGGGGTCGAGGCGTTTTCGTTTGTCAGAGAGCCTGAAGCACAACCAAAGATAAATATGCAATTTAAAGGACCACGTGGGGTCAATGCTGCAAGTTGTGGTGAGAAAACATTGCTGGCATTGTGCTCAAAG ACTGAGGATAAGTGGCAGGAATATGCGAGTATAGAAATCGATTACCAATGATATAGAACTATCTTAAAGGATGataatttgttatttgttgGCGGTTATAAAACTGGTGCCACATTAAACATCGTCCGCAGCTGGAACATAAGGAATAAGGCATGGCAAAGTTTGCCCGCCAAGAAACAATCAAGATTCAAACACTGCGTTGTCGAATTAGATGGTAAAATCTACGCGATTGGTGGTCATGATATTAAAACGGTTCTGTCGTCAGTGGAAAG atATACGACTTCCGCTGGTTGGGAGTTCGCGAAAAGCTTGAATGTCGCTCGATATGACGCAGGTGCAGTATCTTTGAAtggtaaaatatacataatggGCGGTGGTAATGACAATGGAAGTTTAAAGTCCGTCGAATGCTACAACCCGCATTTGAATATTTGGATTCCTTGCGCGGATATGACAGAAAGTCGCACATTACCTGGT GCAGCTGCACATAATGGTCGCATTTATGTTTTAGACAGTACCTTTTGA